The following are encoded in a window of Spea bombifrons isolate aSpeBom1 chromosome 2, aSpeBom1.2.pri, whole genome shotgun sequence genomic DNA:
- the AHDC1 gene encoding transcription factor Gibbin yields the protein MLTVSGAGAAMSGREQQEPAGSDVSTAGLVPPSLENGDSPSERRQTHSKDTERGRRVTLVCRHPRARDTKYSGRISKQENSSLVHQESHLCSPQEEDPLSPRHESWGRSSNSFCRQTGGPPRLGVDGIIALLQSKCGNGRVNLQPVVRLMDIMKDLSQLSNNLRSSGVRLDCSHVTSSASEPEDAEPGLQYSFFSSQSLACGLRSPEEKATEPMEKEANSLSSNSMESANSDVLRELAALAWMDPRPTECEREKEGVTGRRQEENGLNPDEVSGEGKRDEQEEESGEEPDESKEEESEEEQEGSKQEEESGEEQEGRGQEGESGEESKNGEESSGEEQEGNKQEGESSGEEQEECKQEDELSEGEQEEEQKLKEHENKQKLGAKVKWEAKQEEARIYQDQGMTIKQEERTGDRMVDSKEETSDDESRPDDRGVTKGQKSTESGPVVESQLETEMPWMLPLFSPTSETLRRMPFSHRGGHRFGARGRRGDRPGRGRRRRPGRPRASESSLSRAFVMPPYHRTPDEPRAYRPHEHNTLTNTTLNQKPLAIQPAEEGPPQKPKRRGVRKMVVKIAKIPMPMGRRNKTSYKVSSFSSTVSVEGGELIGGSGPGPTSLLKMKNNGRNVVMVFPPGELPIILKRRRGRPPKNLVLARDTPPLLPQLPPNEPTAPPSPTPQPLPSLTDGELVKKRRRRKQKLPSPQPSYVAETNDSKSEYSDVLAKLAFLNRQSQGTGRTSPPRCWTPTLPESVHQAPETNNISQYLHKVQGYRRRGGRGGGPGRRGGCNSHNAELSRCSFSEFFEGIGKKKSKPRPVDPLKPRKRRQPRMEPDPNAKPKRKRRSRKNGALLGDMEGESGFGYQSISDWGNEGKGGQWLSQLSHNQSGGRHCNYQGPDHRGFSALHSGSPNRPGYYTGAGSVSQAEGGGQDRHGLFTGYFRSLLDSDDSSDLVDFSISAQRQEARKSASTFSGSSASPNPRALQSFSSSRGAKASTQDSPYQSSAQARQQFQPSRGTANYSSLTQPECRGSDAFQKLLSRSPTSQHAGGFGQYGGFPGPSGQSLSSHGVFAPNKQYPGPPDCISNKDCSFSYSGGGNSLPSSPGSAHSSTGFSQQQQPTVGSGITLSKNTFFNTSEMPNFPPIRSESRSATSSPAGYMLPKVSGPLFPGENNRTFTGSTATGPWGFRQGYGQADWGPDSFGQLYGPGFDCHMAEPNVILDISNYTPQKAKQNTDNLSESSSDSTQYTQPGAGYRRANSEASSSEGQSSLSSLEKLMMDWNETSSAPGYSWNQSVLFHQAAKPGRGRRKKADMFEPSHQHHHLGFSSSSPSSSSSSAAAPPTGFPTKRGGGPRGPRGGRGGGCAASKKERGSGKAKFAPKPPVPPPSSSISSLFQETSDLGLDCYSGDSSMSPLPSHSRAFGVGEREPPCDFSGPYSMNPSTPSDGTFGFQSDSPGLGPPSTDLEPVKHFSHITTAGNTTTGGPHAPPPPGLGYDHPLQDSPFSPNCSPTLELRPGEGRKLVPPPHSSCDPLKHSLPPHLPSCREQLPPQPSTHHRYEPPSCKNASYWYPPRSPPYDGKGGLLSDFMGRRGEGASCLSPHIPSPKRDKETLDMVRGHHRTPYPCPLLSDITHSPVQRDSMVQLQETYRYPAFPPQGPPVLSPPNLKGGFLGPENIPEDNFTVTSL from the exons ATGTCAGTACTGCAGGCCTTGTTCCCCCAAGCCTGGAAAATGGAGACTCACCCAGTGAGAGGCGACAGACACACTCAAAGGATACCGAGCGGGGCCGCAGAGTGACCCTGGTCTGCAGACACCCACGGGCAAG GGACACCAAATACAGTGGGAGAATTTCAAAGCAAGAAA ATTCCTCCCTTGTCCATCAGGAGTCTCATCTTTGTTCACCTCAAGAGGAGGATCCACTTTCTCCCCGACACGAGTCCTGGGGCCGGTCCAGCAATTCTTTTTGCAGACAAACAGGAGGGCCACCAAGATTGGGTGTTGATGGAATCATTGCACTACTACAGAGCAAATGTGGCAACGGACGTGTCAATCTTCAGCCTGTTGTGCGATTGATGGATATCATGAAGGACCTTAGCCAGCTGTCCAACAATCTAAGATCCAGTGGTGTGCGTTTGGACTGCTCACATGTTACAAGTTCTGCTTCAGAGCCAGAGGATGCAGAGCCAGGATTGCAGTATAGTTTTTTCTCTTCCCAAAGCCTTGCCTGTGGCCTACGAAGCCCTGAGGAAAAGGCCACAGAACCAATGGAGAAGGAAGCCAACTCTCTTTCTTCCAACTCAATGGAATCTGCCAATTCTGATGTCCTTAGAGAACTAGCGGCACTTGCCTGGATGGACCCACGGCCCACAGAGTGTGAAAGAGAGAAGGAGGGGGTAACGGGCAGGAGACAGGAAGAGAATGGACTTAATCCGGATGAGGTGTCAGGGGAGGGGAAAAGGGATGAACAGGAAGAAGAATCTGGGGAGGAGCCAGATGAAAGTAAAGAGGAGGAGTCAGAGGAGGAGCAGGAAGGAAGTAAACAGGAAGAGGAGTCAGGGGAAGAGCAGGAGGGAAGAGGGCAGGAAGGAGAATCTGGTGAGGAAAGTAAGAATGGAGAGGAGTCATCGGGGGAGGAACAGGAAGGGAATAAACAGGAAGGGGAGTCATCAGGTGAAGAGCAGGAGGAATGTAAACAGGAAGATGAGTTGTCAGAGGGTGAGCaggaagaagaacaaaaattaaAAGAGCACGAGAATAAGCAAAAGTTGGGGGCAAAAGTAAAATGGGAAGCAAAGCAGGAAGAGGCTAGGATATATCAGGATCAGGGTATGACCATTAAACAGGAAGAGAGGACAGGGGACAGGATGGTGGATAGCAAAGAGGAAACATCGGATGATGAGAGTAGACCAGATGATAGGGGAGTCACAAAAGGGCAGAAATCAACAGAGAGTGGACCTGTGGTGGAATCACAATTGGAGACAGAAATGCCGTGGATGCTTCCACTCTTTTCTCCCACATCAGAGACTCTAAGACGAATGCCATTTTCTCATCGTGGGGGTCATAGATTTGGAGCTAGAGGTCGCCGAGGGGATAGGCCTGGTAGAGGCAGAAGAAGGAGGCCTGGCAGGCCACGAGCATCAGAAAGTAGTCTGTCCCGTGCATTTGTGATGCCCCCCTACCATCGAACACCAGATGAACCAAGGGCCTACAGACCACATGAGCACAACACACTTACTAATACTACACTAAACCAGAAACCCCTTGCAATACAACCTGCAGAAGAGGGTCCCCCACAGAAGCCAAAGCGACGAGGTGTCCGCAAGATGGTGGTGAAGATTGCCAAGATCCCAATGCCTATGGGAAGAAGAAACAAGACCAGCTACAAAGTGTCATCTTTCAGTAGTACTGTGAGTGTAGAAGGGGGAGAGTTAATTGGGGGCTCTGGCCCGGGTCCCACATCCCTCCTGAAAATGAAGAATAATGGACGTAATGTTGTTATGGTTTTCCCACCTGGCGAACTACCAATTATACTCAAGAGGAGAAGAGGACGCCCCCCCAAAAATCTAGTGCTAGCACGGGATACCCCTCCATTGCTGCCACAGTTACCACCCAACGAGCCAACTGCACCACCCTCTCCAACTCCCCAGCCATTGCCCTCATTGACAGATGGAGAGTTAGTGAAGAAGAGGAGACGGAGGAAGCAGAAGCTGCCATCCCCTCAGCCTTCCTATGTGGCAGAGACTAATGATAGCAAATCAGAGTACAGTGATGTGCTGGCAAAACTTGCATTCCTGAATAGGCAAAGTCAAGGGACAGGTCGCACTTCACCACCTCGCTGCTGGACCCCAACCCTGCCAGAATCTGTGCATCAGGCCCCTGAAACAAACAATATTTCTCAATATCTACATAAAGTACAAGGTTATCGCAGACGAGGTGGCCGTGGTGGTGGTCCAGGACGTAGAGGAGGTTGTAACAGTCACAATGCAGAACTGTCTCGCTGTTCCTTTAGTGAATTCTTTGAGGGCATTGGAAAAAAGAAGTCAAAGCCAAGGCCTGTTGACCCATTGAAGCCACGCAAACGGAGACAGCCACGAATGGAGCCAGACCCGAATGCTAAACCTAAACGTAAAAGGAGGTCACGAAAAAATGGGGCTTTGCTTGGTGATATGGAAGGAGAGAGTGGCTTTGGTTATCAGAGTATATCTGATTGGGGAAATGAGGGCAAAGGAGGACAGTGGCTCTCTCAACTCTCCCACAATCAGTCAGGTGGTCGGCACTGCAACTACCAAGGACCTGATCACAGAGGTTTTTCAGCACTGCACAGTGGTTCACCAAATCGCCCAGGTTACTACACAGGAGCTGGGTCTGTTTCACAGGCTGAAGGAGGAGGGCAGGATCGACATGGTCTCTTCACAGGATACTTCCGCTCCCTCTTGGACTCCGATGACTCGTCCGATCTTGTAGATTTCTCCATTTCTGCCCAGAGGCAAGAAGCCCGAAAATCAGCATCTACTTTTTCTGGATCATCTGCTTCCCCAAACCCCAGGGCACTCCAGTCCTTTTCCAGTTCCCGAGGAGCTAAAGCCAGCACTCAAGATTCACCATACCAAAGTTCAGCACAGGCCAGGCAACAATTTCAACCAAGTCGAGGAACTGCAAATTATTCATCACTAACCCAACCAGAATGTCGTGGATCAGATGCCTTCCAGAAGCTGCTATCACGCTCTCCAACTTCACAACATGCGGGAGGTTTTGGTCAATATGGAGGCTTTCCTGGACCTAGTGGGCAGAGTTTGTCCAGTCATGGAGTGTTTGCCCCAAACAAACAGTATCCAGGACCCCCAGACTGTATAAGCAACAAGGACTGCAGCTTCTCTTACAGTGGTGGGGGCAATAGCCTCCCTTCATCACCAGGAAGTGCCCACAGCAGCACAGGATTTAGCCAACAGCAGCAGCCAACAGTGGGGTCAGGTATCACTCTTTCCAAAAACACCTTCTTCAACACATCTGAAATGCCTAATTTCCCACCAATAAGAAGTGAGAGCCGCTCAGCTACGTCTTCACCTGCTGGATACATGCTACCTAAAGTTTCTGGGCCACTTTTCCCTGGGGAAAATAACCGTACCTTTACAGGCTCTACAGCAACAGGGCCGTGGGGCTTCCGACAGGGCTATGGCCAGGCAGACTGGGGACCTGACAGCTTTGGTCAGCTATATGGCCCAGGGTTTGACTGCCACATGGCAGAGCCCAACGTTATTCTGGATATCAGCAACTATACCCCACAGAAAGCCAAGCAGAACACAGACAACTTGTCAGAGTCCTCATCAGACAGCACACAGTATACACAACCTGGGGCTGGATATCGAAGAGCCAATAGCGAAGCCTCATCCAGTGAGGGCCAGTCAAGCCTTTCCAGCCTAGAGAAGCTCATGATGGATTGGAATGAGACATCATCTGCCCCAGGGTACAGTTGGAATCAAAGTGTGCTCTTCCACCAGGCAGCAAAACCAGGCAGAGGGCGAAGGAAGAAAGCCGATATGTTTGAACCTTCCCACCAACATCATCATTTGGGATTCTCTTCATCAtctccctcctcttcctcctcctctgcagCTGCACCACCAACAGGCTTTCCCACCAAACGAGGAGGTGGCCCTAGGGGGCCGAGGGGTGGCAGAGGGGGAGGCTGTGCAGCTAGCAAGAAAGAGAGAGGCTCAGGCAAGGCCAAGTTTGCTCCAAAACCACCTGTTCCACCTCCTTCATCCTCTATAAGCTCTCTTTTCCAGGAGACCTCAGACCTGGGACTGGACTGTTATAGTGGGGATAGTAGCATGTCACCTCTGCCCTCCCACTCGCGGGCGTTTGGCGTGGGGGAGAGGGAGCCACCTTGTGATTTCTCTGGACCTTATTCCATGAACCCATCCACCCCTTCTGATGGCACATTTGGGTTTCAGAGTGACTCCCCTGGGCTGGGCCCTCCTTCCACAGACTTAGAGCCTGTCAAACACTTTTCCCACATAACTACAGCTGGCAACACCACCACTGGTGGCCCCCATGCTCCACCACCACCAGGCTTGGGTTACGACCATCCCTTACAGGACTCTCCCTTCTCCCCAAACTGCTCCCCTACTCTTGAGCTAAGGCCAGGGGAGGGAAGGAAGCTAGTACCCCCTCCTCACTCATCCTGTGATCCCTTGAAGCACAGTCTGCCTCCTCATTTGCCCTCTTGCCGGGAGCAGCTGCCTCCGCAACCCTCAACTCACCACCGTTATGAGCCTCCCAGTTGCAAGAATGCTAGTTACTGGTACCCACCTAGAAGCCCCCCTTATGATGGCAAAGGGGGCTTACTCTCAGACTTTATGGGCAggaggggggagggggcatCCTGCCTGAGCCCCCACATCCCCAGCCCTAAAAGGGACAAAGAGACGCTGGACATGGTAAGGGGACACCATAGAACCCCATACCCTTGCCCACTGCTCAGCGATATTACCCACTCCCCAGTGCAGAGAGACTCTATGGTGCAGCTCCAGGAAACCTATCGCTATCCTGCCTTCCCCCCACAGGGTCCCCCTGTTTTGTCCCCACCCAATCTGAAAGGTGGGTTCCTGGGACCTGAGAATATCCCCGAGGACAACTTTACAGTCACCTCCCTTTAG